A region of Thermococcus piezophilus DNA encodes the following proteins:
- a CDS encoding type I restriction enzyme HsdR N-terminal domain-containing protein codes for MEELRKAIISVARKVRAHRSLYEKNEEAVKQHLIGEIFQALGWDWNNPEEVRPEERTEDGRADYALILDGNVFAYVEAKNLGVNILKNDKPLRQLGRYCFNSGVRYGILTNGAVWIALKAFEEGSRLSDRILLITNIEEESLNKLVLKLSLLSKSRIWDIERLTSLLKALELSFAGLRKEGYSEEMLIEYLTSKGGTNLVPVEDLTGTEAPKAAYVYDNGWKLLPLPERSIKGVLLAVLLYMEKNSHGPQKEEIRKAYEHIRAMTISPRTALEILKKLEEEERLRISVEL; via the coding sequence ATGGAAGAGCTTAGAAAAGCCATTATCAGTGTTGCTAGGAAGGTGCGCGCTCACAGATCTCTCTACGAGAAGAACGAAGAGGCTGTAAAGCAGCATCTAATAGGGGAGATATTTCAGGCCCTTGGCTGGGACTGGAACAACCCCGAGGAAGTTAGACCGGAGGAGAGGACAGAGGACGGAAGGGCCGATTATGCCCTCATCCTCGACGGTAACGTCTTCGCCTACGTTGAGGCCAAGAACCTCGGTGTGAACATCCTCAAGAATGATAAACCGCTCAGACAGCTCGGCCGCTACTGCTTCAACTCGGGCGTGAGGTACGGTATACTGACGAACGGGGCAGTTTGGATAGCCCTAAAGGCCTTTGAGGAAGGCTCGAGGCTGAGCGATAGGATTCTTCTTATCACCAACATCGAGGAGGAGTCCCTGAACAAGCTTGTTCTCAAGCTCTCTCTTCTGTCGAAGTCCCGTATCTGGGACATTGAAAGGCTGACATCGCTTCTTAAAGCCCTCGAGCTGAGCTTTGCAGGATTGAGGAAAGAGGGCTATTCGGAAGAGATGCTCATCGAGTATCTAACTTCCAAGGGCGGTACGAACCTCGTTCCCGTCGAGGATCTTACCGGGACGGAGGCGCCCAAGGCAGCTTACGTTTATGACAACGGCTGGAAGCTCCTCCCACTACCTGAGAGGAGCATTAAAGGCGTCCTGCTCGCGGTCCTGCTCTACATGGAAAAAAACTCCCATGGTCCTCAGAAGGAAGAAATCAGGAAAGCCTACGAACACATAAGGGCGATGACGATAAGCCCCAGAACCGCCCTTGAAATTCTGAAGAAGCTCGAGGAGGAAGAAAGGCTAAGGATTTCCGTGGAGCTTTAG
- a CDS encoding Rossmann-like domain-containing protein — MLLREIKRKALKLVEEDFRIIDFSFALPYTYVLIEGERGRALGVAMTLPEEVGTYRTSIEEPSLEVFIERADSLNVIERTLALAAINAVSQYYIDVSNAPNLDVVELLDDSFEKVAIIGNMPPVVRTIRERGFDVYVFERNPKLWDRNTLSDALEYWLLPEVDAVIASGSAILNGTLEMMLDRAKRAKFFILTGPTAQLLPEFLRGSGVTHLATMKVVDIDTALVKLKLGSFRGFEAGSRKYIIGVGG, encoded by the coding sequence ATGCTGCTGAGGGAGATAAAGAGGAAAGCTCTTAAGCTGGTGGAGGAAGACTTTAGGATTATCGACTTCTCCTTCGCCCTGCCATACACTTACGTCCTCATAGAGGGAGAGCGTGGAAGGGCCCTCGGTGTGGCCATGACCCTCCCCGAGGAAGTGGGCACCTACAGGACTTCGATTGAGGAGCCTTCTCTGGAGGTTTTCATCGAAAGGGCGGACAGTCTCAACGTCATCGAGCGAACGCTTGCCCTGGCGGCGATAAACGCGGTTTCTCAATACTACATCGACGTCTCAAATGCACCGAACTTGGACGTGGTTGAGCTTCTGGATGACAGCTTTGAAAAGGTCGCCATCATCGGTAACATGCCTCCCGTGGTGAGGACTATCCGCGAGAGGGGTTTTGACGTTTACGTCTTCGAGCGGAATCCGAAGCTCTGGGACAGGAACACTCTCAGCGATGCCCTCGAGTACTGGCTTCTGCCAGAGGTCGACGCTGTGATAGCGAGCGGTTCAGCCATCCTGAACGGGACCCTTGAGATGATGCTCGACAGGGCAAAGCGGGCTAAGTTTTTCATCCTCACAGGACCGACTGCCCAGCTCCTGCCAGAGTTCCTCAGGGGAAGTGGAGTTACTCATCTAGCCACCATGAAAGTTGTGGACATCGATACGGCCTTGGTGAAGCTCAAGCTCGGCTCCTTCAGGGGTTTTGAGGCGGGTAGCAGGAAGTACATCATTGGGGTCGGTGGATGA